Proteins encoded within one genomic window of Pongo pygmaeus isolate AG05252 chromosome 6, NHGRI_mPonPyg2-v2.0_pri, whole genome shotgun sequence:
- the PSMG3 gene encoding proteasome assembly chaperone 3: MEDTPLVISKQKTEVVCGVPTQVVCTAFSSHILVVVTQFGKMGTLVSLEPSSLASDVSKPVLTTKVLLGQDEPLIHVFAKNLVAFVSQEAGNRAVLLAVAVKDKSIEGLKALREVIRVCQVW; this comes from the exons ATGGAAGACACGCCGTTGGTGATATCGAAACAGAAGACGGAGGTGGTGTGCGGGGTCCCCACCCAGGTGGTGTGCACGGCCTTCAGCAGTCACATCCTGGTGGTGGTAACCCAGTTCGGGAAGATGGGCACCCTGGTCTCCCTGGAGCCCAGCAGCCTAGCCAGTGACGTCAGCAAGCCTGTGCTCACCACAAAAGTCCTTCTGGGGCAGGATGAG CCTCTCATCCATGTCTTTGCAAAGAACCTGGTAGCGTTTGTGTCTCAAGAAGCTGGAAACAGAGCAGTGCTCCTTGCCGTGGCCGTGAAGGACAAAAGCATAGAAGGGCTGAAGGCGCTGAGGGAGGTGATCCGGgtgtgccaggtgtggtga